In one Rhopalosiphum padi isolate XX-2018 chromosome 3, ASM2088224v1, whole genome shotgun sequence genomic region, the following are encoded:
- the LOC132925069 gene encoding zinc finger BED domain-containing protein 5-like, whose amino-acid sequence MFGDDAKKEIMKIPHSDDTIKNRIIHMSDDIEKTVTNKLTTNKLYFALQIDESTDISVIAHVLGFVRFIDENKIVNQFLFCKQLTERTTGHNVFDSISSYLDKFNITWDQYVGICTDGAPSMVGSIKGFTTLAKKKNPNIISTHCFLHRESLISKTLPITLKSVLDKIVSMVNYIKSRPLQSRLFKKLCESMEAQHVCLLLHCEVRWLSRGKVLNRILELKNELLMFFQNEGNTVFISFLTDDIWCVKMAYLVDIFNYLNSVNAGMQEHLALLEEKITKYFPELNIEKYDWIRNPFSTINTSSYEFTLEEEEEFITLTTDRTLKIKFS is encoded by the exons ATGTTTGGCGATGAtgcaaaaaaagaaattatgaaaattcCGCATTCAGACGATACAATAAAAAACAGAATTATACACATGTCAGATGATATTGAGAAAACTGTCACTAACAAGCTTACtactaataaactatatttcgcTTTGCAAATTGACGAGTCTACTGATATCAGTGTTATAGCTCACGTATTAGGATTTGTTCGTTTcattgatgaaaataaaatagtgaatcAATTTTTATTCTGTAAACAACTTACTGAACGTACAACAGGACATAATGTTTTTGATTCAATTTCGtcatatttagataaatttaacataacatGGGACCAATATGTAGGAATCTGCACCGATGGAGCTCCTTCAATGGTTGGTTCTATTAAAGGATTTACAACATTAGCGAAGAAAAAAAATCCTAATATCATATCTACACATTGTTTTTTACACCGAGAATCACTTATTTCGAAAACATTACCTATTACATTAAAGTCTGTATTGGATAAAATTGTAAGCATGGTTAACTACATAAAATCGCGTCCATTACAATCACGCCTATTTAAAAAACTGTGTGAATCAATGGAAGCTCAGCACGTATGTTTACTTTTACATTGTGAAGTAAGATGGTTATCGCGAGGTAAAGTTCTAAATCGAATTCTGGAACTTAAGAATGAATTGTTAATGTTTTTTCAAAACGAAGGTAACACTGTTTTTATATCTTTTCTTACAGACGATATTTGGTGTGTTAAAATGGCATAtttagttgatatttttaattatttaaatagcgTAAATGCTGGTATGCAag AACATTTAGCATTATTAGAAGAAAAAATCACGAAATACTTTCCTGAATTGAATATTGAAAAGTATGATTGGATACGAAATCCATTTTCTACCATCAACACGTCAAGTTATGAATTTACGTTAGAAGAAGAGGAAGAATTCATAACGCTAACAACAGATCgaactctaaaaataaaattttcctaA
- the LOC132925070 gene encoding histone-lysine N-methyltransferase SETMAR-like, which produces MSIKNVRKWCREFSNGRTNIHDETRSGRPSVSDNLQEQVESELREDRRVTVRELEEKLQIPKSSIHRIISDLGYRKCSARWVPKMLTEDHKRQRIESSREVLELYAEEGAVFLDSIVTGDETWVYHFTPESKQQSMEWRHSFSPQKRKFKVTQSARKIMVTVFWDRKGVLLIEFMPTGTTINSASYCETLEKLRKAIKTDDLEC; this is translated from the coding sequence AtgtcaattaaaaatgtgaGGAAGTGGTGCAGAGAATTTTCAAATGGGAGGACGAATATCCATGATGAAACCAGAAGTGGAAGGCCATCTGTTTCAGACAATCTCCAAGAACAAGTTGAGTCTGAACTTCGTGAAGATCGACGAGTGACTGTTCGAGAACTTGAAGAAAAGTTGCAGATACCCAAGTCCTCGATTCACAGAATCATAAGTGATTTGGGATACCGAAAGTGTAGTGCAAGATGGGTGCCAAAGATGCTTACAGAGGATCACAAACGCCAACGCATCGAAAGTTCCCGCGAGGTTTTGGAGCTGTACGCTGAAGAAGGAGCTGTATTTTTGGACTCAATAGTGACAGGAGATGAAACGTGGGTCTACCACTTCACGCCAGAGTCAAAACAACAGTCAATGGAGTGGAGGCATTCATTTTCCCCCCAAAAAAGGAAATTTAAAGTGACGCAATCTGCCAGAAAAATTATGGTAACTGTCTTCTGGGACAGGAAAGGCGTCCTTCTCATCGAATTTATGCCAACAGGGACCACCATTAATTCGGCATCGTATTGTGAAACGCTTGAAAAATTGCGTAAAGCCATAAAAACCGACGACCTGGAATGCTAA